GACCCTTACCTTTCACTGGTGCATTCAGCAGAATATATTGAATACATCCGCAATTCATGTAAAAATCGTCAATGTCTGGCAGAAGTTCAGCTTAGTCCGGAGACCTTTGAAGCTGCAAAGGCTGCAGTAGGGCTTTCAGTTTTAGCTGCAGTTGATAGCGATTTTGCCGTAGTTCGGCCCCCTGGTCATCATGCCGGGCGAGAAAAAACATCCGGATTCTGTTTATTCAACAATTTGGCTATTGCAACCCAGTATTTGGTGAACAAGGGAAACAAGGTTCTTATCGTGGATATTGATGGTCATCACGGTGACGGGACTCAGTCGATTTTCTACGATTCGGATCAGGTTATGTTTACCTCTATTCATCAGTTGCATTGCTTCCCTTTTACAGGGTTACCATTTGAAACCGGTATAGGTAAAGGAGCCGGTTACACGGTTAATATACCTCTGACTCCAGGGAGCGGTGATAAAGAATTTCTGAAAGCTCTGGATGCTATTATTGAGAGGGCTGTCGATTTCAGACCTGATGCCGTTGGTGTTTCCGCAGGATTTGATGGATATATAAAAGACAAGCTCCTGGAAATGGAGTATTCTGCCGATGTATATTACGAATGCGGTTACAGGCTGAGGAGATCATTCAGGAATATATTCGCCGTTTTGGAAGGAGGTTACCATGAGGATCTTCTCGAATGTGTTGAAAATTTTGTGAATGGAGTAAACCGGGGAGAACCCTCCAAAAAAGTTTTCTGGAACCCGGATATGTCAATAGGGTAAGCCTCGGGAACTGATTTTTCTGTAATTATGGCAGGTATTTGTATTTTTTCTATCTTTGGTTAAACTAATCCTGCATCCCTATGAATATTACGCGTTTATTTGACATCCTGGAGCTTTACCGGAATGACTTCTCCTGGAAAACCGATGCTTTTGCCCGAAATGAGAATAATGAGTGGATCAGGTATTCATCGGGGGATTATGTTGAACTTTCCTCATTGGTAAGTTACGGGCTAATGGAAATGGGTGTTAAGAAGGGGGATAAGATTGTTACCATTTCGCAAAACCGTCCGGAATGGAATTTTTTGGACATGGGCATGGCACAGGCAGGCATAGTACATGTTCCTGTTTACCCAACCTTGAGCGCATCGGATCAGGAATATATACTTCGGCACTCAGAGGCCCGTATGCTTATTGTTTCCGACAGACAATTACTTCAGAAGATTAAGCCCCAGGCTGAAAAGATAGATAACCTCGAATATATTTTCACGTTCAGCCAGGTTGAAGGGGAGCGCCAGTGGTTGGAAATTTTGGAAAAGGGGAAAGAATCAGCCGAAAAACGTAAGGAAGAGTTGGAAAAGCTGAAAGCAACCATCGAAGAAAACGATCTTCTTACGATAATCTATACATCGGGGACTACAGGCAATCCTAAGGGAGTAATGCTTTCGCACAGGAATATTTTGAGCAATGCAATGACAACAGCAAGTATGTTGCCTCTCAATAGTTCTCACCGTGCATTGAGTTTTCTTCCTTTGTGCCATGTATATGAGCGCATGATGAATTACAATTTTCAGATCAATGGGGTCAGCCTCTATTATGTTGAAAACCTTGGTAAGATTGGGGATTATATTAAAGAAGTAAAACCTCATGTTTTTAACACTGTTCCCAGGCTGATTGAAAAAGTATATGACAGCATTGTAGCTAAGGGGAAGGACCTGAAAGGGATCAAGAAAAGTATCTTTTTCTGGTCTTTAAAGATTGCGCATGATTTTGAATTGAATAATGGGAAGCGTTGGTATTATGAAAAAAAGCGTAAGCTTGCCGATCGTCTTGTGTTCAGTAAGTGGAGGAAAGGACTGGGTGGGGATATAGAGCTAATGGTTTCCGGGGGCTCCTCTCTTCAGGAAAGGCTTCTGCGGGTATTTTGGGCCGCAGGTATCCCGGTTTATGAGGGTTATGGTCTTACGGAAAGCTCGCCGGTGATAGCCGTTAATGATCCAGTTAGCCGTAAAAGGGTGAAGTTTGGAACGGTCGGACCTGTTTTGGCCGGAGTAGAAGTAAGAATTGCTGAAGATGGTGAAATTCTGTGCAAAGGACCTAATGTAATGATGGGGTATTACAAGGATGATGAACAGACCCGTGAAGTGATTGACCAAGAAGGATGGTTGCACACAGGGGATATTGGAGTGATGGTTGACGAAATCTTCGTAAAAATCACCGACCGGAAAAAGGAAATGTTTAAAACATCTGCGGGGAAATATATTGCACCTCAGGTAATTGAAAACATTCTAAAGGAATCTATGCTCATTGAACAAGCTATGGTGGTTGGAGCAAACGAAAAATTTGCAAGTGCCCTGATCAGCCCTAATTTCAATTATCTTCATTTTTTTGCCACCAAACATAAAATTCACTTTCAGGATAATGAAGATTTAATCAGGCAACCCCAAATAATTAAAAAGATTCAGGGTGAAGTCAATACTGCCAATAAGCGATTAGGGCAGACTGAGCAAATCAAGCGATTCCGGTTGGTATGCGATGAATGGAGCCCGCAAACCGGGGCGCTGTCTCCAACGTTAAAACTTAAAAGAAAAGTGATTTACGAGAAATATGAGAGAATATTACAGGAAATATACGGGCATGCCTGATTCCCTGTTAATCACAAAAGCTCATTGAAACACTTGAGTGTTTCCATAAGGTCTCTGCTGTTTTCCGGCGTAAAGTCTTCCTGCACAAACCCATCCGCAGTATAAACACGCATG
The sequence above is drawn from the Bacteroidota bacterium genome and encodes:
- a CDS encoding histone deacetylase family protein, encoding MKILFNRKFLNHNIASNFEGDYRIKPFAGKFDEIDVDGDPYLSLVHSAEYIEYIRNSCKNRQCLAEVQLSPETFEAAKAAVGLSVLAAVDSDFAVVRPPGHHAGREKTSGFCLFNNLAIATQYLVNKGNKVLIVDIDGHHGDGTQSIFYDSDQVMFTSIHQLHCFPFTGLPFETGIGKGAGYTVNIPLTPGSGDKEFLKALDAIIERAVDFRPDAVGVSAGFDGYIKDKLLEMEYSADVYYECGYRLRRSFRNIFAVLEGGYHEDLLECVENFVNGVNRGEPSKKVFWNPDMSIG
- a CDS encoding long-chain fatty acid--CoA ligase; amino-acid sequence: MNITRLFDILELYRNDFSWKTDAFARNENNEWIRYSSGDYVELSSLVSYGLMEMGVKKGDKIVTISQNRPEWNFLDMGMAQAGIVHVPVYPTLSASDQEYILRHSEARMLIVSDRQLLQKIKPQAEKIDNLEYIFTFSQVEGERQWLEILEKGKESAEKRKEELEKLKATIEENDLLTIIYTSGTTGNPKGVMLSHRNILSNAMTTASMLPLNSSHRALSFLPLCHVYERMMNYNFQINGVSLYYVENLGKIGDYIKEVKPHVFNTVPRLIEKVYDSIVAKGKDLKGIKKSIFFWSLKIAHDFELNNGKRWYYEKKRKLADRLVFSKWRKGLGGDIELMVSGGSSLQERLLRVFWAAGIPVYEGYGLTESSPVIAVNDPVSRKRVKFGTVGPVLAGVEVRIAEDGEILCKGPNVMMGYYKDDEQTREVIDQEGWLHTGDIGVMVDEIFVKITDRKKEMFKTSAGKYIAPQVIENILKESMLIEQAMVVGANEKFASALISPNFNYLHFFATKHKIHFQDNEDLIRQPQIIKKIQGEVNTANKRLGQTEQIKRFRLVCDEWSPQTGALSPTLKLKRKVIYEKYERILQEIYGHA